One Aquarana catesbeiana isolate 2022-GZ linkage group LG11, ASM4218655v1, whole genome shotgun sequence genomic window carries:
- the LOC141111751 gene encoding histone H2B 1.1-like, translated as MHPEIQKIVPWVCQKKDGKKWNKSRKESYAIKVLKQVHPDTGISFKAMSIMNSFINVIFERIGGEASLLSHYNKRSTITSREIQTDVRLLLPGELEKHAVFEGTKAITKYTTGSQRTVKMQINHMFLPPWPSL; from the exons atgcatCCAGAGATCCAGAAGATTGttccctgggtctg CCAGAAGAAGGATGGCAAGAAGTGGAataagagcaggaaggagagttatgccatcaaggtgctcaagcaggtccaccccgacaccggcatctcgtTCAAGGCCATGAGCATCATGAACTCCTTCATCAATGTCATCTTCGAGCGCATCGGTGGAGAAGCTTCCCTTCTGTCTCATTACAACAAGCGCTCCACCATCACCAGCCGGGAGATCCAGACCGATgtccgcctcctcctgcccggagagctggAAAAGCACGCTGTCTTCGAGGGCACCAAGGCCATCACCAAGTACACCACCGGCAGTCAGAGGACAGTAAAAATGCAGATCAATCACATGTTTTTACCGCCCTGGCCATCTCTGTAA